A single window of Pseudarthrobacter psychrotolerans DNA harbors:
- the obgE gene encoding GTPase ObgE, whose amino-acid sequence MASFVDRVVLHVSGGTGGHGCVSVHREKFIPLGGPDGGNGGDGGNVILRVDHQTTTLLDYHHSPHRHATNGGSGMGDWRGGKNGETLILPVPDGTVVKSKDGTVLADLVGEGAEYVAAAGGQGGLGNASLSSQKRRAPGFALLGIEGDARDVVLELKSIADIALVGFPSAGKSSLIAAMSAARPKIADYPFTTLIPNLGVVQSGDVRFTIADVPGLIEGASEGKGLGHHFLRHVERCAALVHVLDCGTLESDRDPLADLAIIEAELEKYSVDMSFAGADGEVVPLNHRPRLIALNKVDLPDGKDMAEFVRPELESRGYRVFEISATSHEGLRQLGFAMAEIVQAARAALAAAPPKVQPPILRPRAVNEAGFKIRREEKNLEPLFRVLGDKPVRWVKQTDFTNEEAIGYLADRLAKLGVENELFKQGAKPGDAVVIGEDDGVVFDWEPTMMAGAEMLASPRGTDIRFADVGDRPTRGQKRDEQQERKDAKAAARAELEAERKAGIWTESVSSRRAATPLKESGLGVEDDE is encoded by the coding sequence GTGGCGAGCTTTGTAGACCGGGTAGTACTGCACGTATCCGGCGGTACCGGCGGCCACGGCTGTGTCTCCGTCCACCGGGAGAAGTTCATCCCACTGGGCGGACCCGACGGCGGCAACGGCGGCGACGGCGGCAACGTCATCCTGCGCGTTGACCACCAGACCACTACCCTGCTCGACTACCACCACTCCCCGCACCGCCACGCCACCAACGGCGGGTCCGGCATGGGCGACTGGCGCGGCGGCAAGAATGGCGAGACCCTCATCCTGCCCGTGCCCGACGGCACCGTGGTCAAATCCAAGGACGGCACCGTCCTGGCAGACCTGGTCGGCGAAGGCGCAGAATACGTGGCGGCCGCCGGCGGCCAGGGCGGCCTGGGTAACGCTTCGCTGTCCTCGCAGAAGCGCCGTGCCCCGGGCTTCGCCCTGCTGGGCATCGAGGGTGACGCCCGTGACGTTGTGCTGGAACTGAAGTCCATCGCCGACATCGCGCTTGTTGGTTTCCCCTCTGCCGGCAAATCCAGCCTGATCGCGGCCATGTCCGCCGCGCGGCCCAAGATCGCCGACTACCCCTTCACCACGTTGATCCCGAACCTGGGTGTTGTCCAGTCCGGCGATGTCCGCTTCACCATTGCAGACGTTCCGGGCCTCATCGAGGGCGCCAGCGAAGGCAAGGGCCTTGGCCACCACTTCCTGCGCCACGTGGAGCGTTGCGCCGCCCTGGTACACGTGCTCGACTGCGGCACGCTGGAATCGGACCGCGACCCGCTGGCAGACCTGGCCATCATCGAGGCCGAACTGGAAAAGTACTCCGTGGACATGAGCTTCGCGGGTGCCGACGGCGAAGTGGTTCCGCTGAACCACCGTCCGCGCCTGATCGCGCTGAACAAGGTGGACCTCCCGGACGGCAAGGACATGGCTGAATTCGTCCGCCCCGAACTCGAGTCACGCGGCTACCGGGTCTTCGAGATCTCGGCCACCAGCCACGAGGGTCTCCGCCAGCTGGGCTTCGCCATGGCGGAAATCGTCCAGGCCGCCCGTGCCGCCCTCGCGGCCGCCCCGCCCAAGGTCCAGCCGCCGATTCTGCGGCCCCGCGCCGTCAACGAAGCCGGCTTCAAGATCCGCCGCGAGGAAAAGAACCTCGAACCGCTCTTCCGCGTCCTGGGCGACAAGCCTGTCCGCTGGGTCAAGCAGACCGACTTCACCAACGAGGAAGCCATCGGCTACCTCGCCGACCGCCTGGCCAAGCTCGGCGTCGAAAACGAACTGTTCAAGCAGGGCGCCAAGCCGGGCGACGCAGTCGTGATCGGCGAAGATGACGGCGTTGTCTTCGACTGGGAGCCCACCATGATGGCCGGAGCCGAAATGCTCGCATCACCGCGTGGCACGGATATCCGTTTCGCGGACGTCGGCGACCGCCCCACCCGTGGCCAGAAGCGTGACGAGCAGCAGGAACGCAAGGATGCCAAGGCCGCCGCCCGCGCCGAGCTCGAAGCCGAGCGCAAGGCCGGGATCTGGACCGAATCGGTCAGCAGCCGTCGCGCTGCCACGCCGCTCAAGGAGAGTGGACTGGGCGTTGAAGATGACGAGTGA
- the rpmA gene encoding 50S ribosomal protein L27, whose protein sequence is MAHKKGASSTRNGRDSNAQYLGVKRFGGQVVSAGEIIVRQRGTHFHPGAGVGRGGDDTLFALAPGAVQFGTRRGRRVVNIVAAAAAE, encoded by the coding sequence ATGGCACATAAAAAAGGCGCGAGTTCCACTCGCAACGGTCGTGACTCCAACGCCCAGTACCTCGGCGTCAAGCGCTTCGGCGGCCAGGTAGTTTCCGCAGGGGAGATCATCGTCCGCCAGCGTGGCACCCACTTCCACCCGGGCGCCGGCGTTGGCCGTGGCGGCGACGACACACTGTTCGCACTGGCTCCGGGAGCCGTCCAGTTCGGTACCCGCCGCGGTCGCCGCGTAGTCAACATCGTTGCTGCTGCAGCTGCAGAGTAA
- the nadD gene encoding nicotinate-nucleotide adenylyltransferase, which translates to MGGTFDPIHHGHLVAASEVAAKFGLDEVVFVPTGQPWQKSHKQVSEPEHRYLMTVIATASNPRFTVSRVDVDRPGPTYTIDTLRDLRTQRPDADLFFITGADALAQILSWKDIDELWSLAHFVGVTRPGHVLDGMGRKDVSLLEVPAMAISSTDCRVRVAGNNPVWYLVPDGVVQYIAKYGLYAEGSDPQDVRTTATDEPPSTE; encoded by the coding sequence ATGGGTGGGACGTTTGATCCCATCCACCACGGCCACCTTGTTGCAGCCAGCGAGGTGGCCGCCAAGTTCGGCCTGGATGAAGTGGTCTTTGTCCCTACGGGACAGCCGTGGCAGAAATCCCACAAGCAGGTCAGCGAGCCTGAGCACCGCTACCTTATGACGGTGATCGCCACGGCCTCGAACCCCCGGTTCACCGTCAGCAGGGTGGATGTCGACCGGCCCGGTCCCACGTATACCATTGATACCTTGCGGGATCTCCGGACCCAGCGTCCGGATGCGGATCTGTTCTTCATCACCGGTGCGGATGCCCTGGCGCAGATCCTGTCCTGGAAGGACATCGATGAGCTGTGGTCCCTGGCCCATTTTGTCGGCGTAACACGGCCGGGACATGTGCTTGATGGCATGGGCCGCAAAGACGTCAGCCTCCTTGAGGTGCCCGCCATGGCCATCTCGTCCACGGACTGCCGTGTGCGTGTAGCCGGGAACAATCCCGTCTGGTACCTCGTGCCGGACGGGGTGGTCCAATATATCGCCAAATATGGTCTGTACGCCGAGGGATCAGATCCCCAGGATGTCCGAACTACCGCAACAGACGAGCCACCCAGTACTGAATGA
- a CDS encoding cyclopropane-fatty-acyl-phospholipid synthase family protein, translating to MTTKKGAASLLANALGIVLGTAEIPLRLRAWDGSEAGPPDAPVLEFRSRRALRRILWSPGQLGLSRAYVAGDIDAPGDIFAAFTALSSVGKFSEPGPFRPLTPRELATLVSTAVRLGALGPNPAPPPEEAKVTRKGRLHTRQRDAAAISHHYDVGNDFYALVLGPSMVYSCAVWADGPGGGAAAGRGLPAGLDEAQQAKLDLVCRKLGLRPGMRVLDVGCGWGSFALHAAQHYGVTVVGVTLSSEQAVLARKRAADAGLTENIDIRVQDYRDIGDGPFDAISSIGMSEHVGREQTPHYVDVLHGLLRPGGRLLNHAISWNAGPTKPDPDSFIPRYVFPDGEMISLGEMVGALETGGFEVLDVDALRQHYALTLRAWVRRLEETWDEAVRLTSLGRARVWRLYMASSAVGFETGITGVNQVLVQRAGGDGPPLRRTDWI from the coding sequence ATGACAACGAAAAAAGGGGCAGCGTCGCTGCTGGCTAACGCACTGGGCATCGTTCTGGGCACGGCGGAGATACCCCTGCGCCTCCGGGCGTGGGACGGTTCCGAGGCGGGGCCGCCCGACGCCCCGGTCCTCGAATTCAGGTCACGCCGCGCCCTGCGCCGGATCCTGTGGTCACCCGGGCAGCTCGGGCTCAGCCGAGCCTACGTCGCCGGGGACATCGACGCCCCCGGCGACATTTTCGCTGCCTTCACAGCGCTCAGCTCGGTGGGGAAATTTTCCGAGCCCGGCCCCTTCCGGCCCCTGACCCCGCGTGAACTGGCCACGCTGGTCAGTACGGCCGTCCGGCTGGGCGCGCTTGGTCCCAACCCTGCTCCGCCGCCGGAGGAAGCAAAGGTCACCCGGAAGGGCCGGCTCCACACCCGGCAGCGCGATGCCGCAGCCATCTCGCACCATTACGACGTCGGCAACGACTTTTACGCCCTCGTGCTGGGACCGTCGATGGTCTACTCGTGCGCGGTGTGGGCGGACGGACCCGGCGGCGGCGCCGCCGCCGGCCGAGGCCTTCCGGCCGGACTGGATGAGGCGCAACAGGCCAAGCTGGACCTCGTCTGCCGGAAGCTTGGCCTGCGGCCCGGGATGAGGGTCCTGGACGTGGGCTGCGGATGGGGCAGCTTCGCGTTGCACGCAGCGCAGCATTACGGAGTCACGGTGGTGGGCGTGACGCTCTCCTCCGAACAGGCCGTGCTGGCGCGCAAACGCGCCGCCGACGCGGGCCTGACCGAAAACATCGATATCCGGGTGCAGGATTACCGGGATATCGGTGACGGACCGTTCGACGCCATCAGCTCCATCGGCATGTCCGAACACGTGGGCCGGGAACAGACACCCCACTACGTCGACGTGCTGCACGGATTGCTCCGTCCCGGCGGCCGGCTGCTCAACCACGCCATCTCTTGGAACGCCGGCCCCACCAAGCCGGACCCGGATTCGTTCATTCCGCGCTACGTCTTTCCGGACGGCGAGATGATCAGCCTGGGCGAGATGGTCGGCGCGTTGGAGACCGGCGGGTTCGAGGTGCTGGACGTGGACGCCCTGCGCCAGCACTATGCCCTGACCCTGCGGGCCTGGGTGCGCCGGCTGGAGGAGACCTGGGACGAAGCCGTCCGGCTCACCAGCCTGGGCCGGGCGCGCGTGTGGCGGCTCTATATGGCTTCAAGCGCCGTGGGCTTTGAAACCGGGATCACGGGCGTCAACCAGGTACTGGTCCAGCGTGCCGGCGGGGACGGGCCGCCGCTGCGCCGGACAGACTGGATCTGA
- a CDS encoding zinc ribbon domain-containing protein YjdM produces MNETLPPCPECSSAYTYEMGALLVCPECGHEWSAEAAEATAEAGPRVIKDAVGNVLADGDTVTVIKDLKIKGSSGVIKVGTKVRGIRLMDGVGDHDIDCKVDGVGPMQLKSSVVKKV; encoded by the coding sequence GTGAATGAGACGTTGCCACCATGCCCCGAATGTTCCAGTGCCTACACCTACGAGATGGGTGCGCTCCTGGTCTGCCCGGAATGCGGCCACGAGTGGTCCGCCGAGGCAGCGGAGGCCACGGCAGAGGCCGGGCCGCGGGTCATCAAGGACGCAGTGGGCAATGTCCTCGCCGACGGCGACACGGTTACGGTGATCAAGGACCTGAAAATCAAGGGCAGCTCCGGTGTCATCAAGGTTGGCACCAAGGTCCGCGGGATCCGGCTGATGGACGGTGTGGGCGATCACGACATCGACTGCAAAGTGGACGGTGTGGGACCGATGCAGCTCAAATCCTCCGTGGTGAAGAAGGTCTAG
- the rsfS gene encoding ribosome silencing factor, whose amino-acid sequence MTASDSSIAIARQAAKAAADKIAHDIVALDVSERLALADVFLIASAPSERQVNAIVDGIEEELSKQDLRPVRREGRSGGRWVLLDYSDIVIHVQHEEDRVFYALERLWKDCPVVDLQLGDDASAKATAASDAE is encoded by the coding sequence ATGACTGCATCAGATTCATCCATAGCCATTGCCCGCCAAGCCGCCAAGGCAGCCGCAGACAAGATTGCCCACGACATCGTGGCGCTTGATGTCAGCGAACGCCTGGCCTTGGCAGACGTCTTCCTCATCGCATCCGCGCCGAGCGAGCGCCAGGTCAACGCCATCGTTGACGGCATCGAAGAAGAGCTTTCCAAGCAGGACCTCCGTCCGGTACGCCGCGAAGGCCGCTCCGGCGGTCGCTGGGTACTGCTGGATTACTCGGACATCGTCATCCACGTCCAGCATGAAGAGGACCGCGTTTTCTACGCCCTGGAGCGCCTGTGGAAGGACTGCCCGGTAGTTGACCTGCAGCTCGGGGACGACGCTTCAGCCAAGGCGACGGCGGCTTCCGACGCCGAATAG
- a CDS encoding methyltransferase, with protein sequence MAQNSLEDIFGTLRRHPDVEAPNLQAWDATDRLLLETAVAHLRPDTRLAVIGDRYGALTLGALGTLGVRRVRVHEDLITGERALSNNAAALGFEAAAPGAVDATGFEQLPLGEELLSGAELVLLQLPRTLAELEEIAAAVARYAAPGVVLLAGGRIKHMSLGMNAVLERHFETVQPQLARQKSRIILASGARQTETHGWSPAVERLAELDLDVAAHGAVFAGAKLDIGTRFLLTFLPEMPQAGHAIDLGCGTGILAAMYARQNPESRVTATDRSAAAVASARSTAQANGLAERITALQDDAMSTLPAGSAELVLLNPPFHLGASVHAGAGIKLFEAAARVLAPGGELWTVFNRHLQYLPALERLVGPTTVKGGNPKFTVAVSTRRP encoded by the coding sequence GTGGCACAGAACAGTCTTGAGGATATCTTCGGCACGCTCCGCCGCCACCCGGATGTCGAAGCCCCGAATCTCCAGGCCTGGGACGCCACGGACCGGCTGCTGCTCGAAACCGCCGTAGCGCACCTGAGACCTGACACGCGGCTCGCCGTGATCGGCGACCGCTACGGCGCCCTCACCCTCGGTGCACTGGGCACTCTCGGTGTCCGGCGGGTCCGCGTGCACGAGGATCTCATCACAGGGGAGCGCGCGTTAAGCAACAACGCCGCGGCGTTGGGCTTCGAAGCCGCCGCTCCCGGAGCCGTTGACGCCACGGGATTCGAACAATTGCCGCTGGGGGAGGAGCTGCTGTCCGGCGCGGAGCTGGTCCTGCTCCAACTGCCGCGAACGCTGGCGGAGCTTGAAGAAATCGCGGCCGCTGTGGCGCGTTATGCCGCCCCTGGCGTTGTGCTGCTCGCCGGCGGGCGGATCAAACACATGTCGCTGGGAATGAATGCGGTCCTGGAACGCCACTTCGAGACGGTCCAGCCGCAGCTGGCGCGCCAGAAGTCACGGATCATCCTGGCAAGCGGCGCCCGGCAAACTGAGACGCACGGGTGGAGTCCCGCCGTCGAACGCCTTGCCGAGCTGGACCTTGACGTTGCTGCGCACGGTGCCGTTTTTGCCGGAGCGAAACTGGACATCGGGACCAGATTCCTACTGACCTTCCTGCCGGAGATGCCGCAGGCCGGGCACGCCATCGACCTGGGCTGCGGCACCGGAATCCTCGCCGCTATGTACGCCCGCCAGAACCCGGAATCACGGGTCACGGCCACGGACCGGTCCGCAGCCGCCGTCGCCTCCGCCCGTTCCACGGCGCAGGCTAACGGCCTCGCGGAGCGAATTACGGCCCTCCAGGATGACGCGATGAGCACCCTGCCCGCCGGAAGCGCCGAGCTGGTCCTGTTGAATCCGCCCTTCCACCTGGGCGCCAGCGTGCATGCCGGCGCGGGCATCAAACTGTTCGAGGCGGCAGCCAGGGTCCTGGCCCCGGGCGGTGAGCTGTGGACGGTCTTCAACCGGCACCTGCAGTACCTCCCGGCGCTGGAGCGGCTGGTTGGTCCCACCACCGTGAAGGGCGGCAATCCAAAGTTCACGGTGGCGGTCAGTACCAGACGACCGTAG
- the rplU gene encoding 50S ribosomal protein L21, with amino-acid sequence MVYAIVRAGGRQEKVSVGDFVTLNRVPGGAGSTFELPALLLVDGDKVTSAAADLAKVTVTAEILEDLRGPKIVIQKFKNKTGYKKRQGHRQELTKVKITGIK; translated from the coding sequence GTGGTGTACGCGATTGTCCGCGCAGGCGGCCGCCAAGAGAAGGTTTCCGTTGGAGACTTCGTTACCCTGAACCGCGTCCCCGGTGGAGCCGGCAGCACTTTTGAGTTGCCCGCACTGCTCCTGGTAGACGGTGACAAAGTCACCTCTGCTGCTGCGGACCTGGCCAAGGTAACGGTTACGGCTGAGATCCTCGAAGACCTCCGTGGTCCGAAGATCGTCATCCAGAAGTTCAAGAACAAGACCGGTTACAAGAAGCGCCAGGGTCACCGTCAGGAATTGACCAAGGTCAAGATCACGGGTATCAAGTAA
- a CDS encoding glutamate-5-semialdehyde dehydrogenase: MTEALISQAPGNFNDSNAVPSGPEKGSTTTPAEVEAAVHAIADRSRQAARQMSGANRALKDSGLRAIGAALLDRKEQILAANAKDVAAGKANGTSAALLDRLTLSDARITGLVDALENLANLPDPVGNVVRGQTLPNGLRLRQVNVPLGVVAAIYEARPNVTVDIAGLALKSGNAVILRGGTAAAFTNEALVQILREALDSVGLPADAVQTVDQYGREGANALMRARGRVDVLIPRGGRDLIQSVVLNAAVPVIETGEGNVHIFIDESASEEMAVEILLNSKTQRPSVCNTVETLLVHSRSTVLPAVAAALRGAGVTLHADERIRAALPSSIETEPATDEDWGTEYMDLDLAVAMVDSLDDAVKHIRTWSTGHTEAILTNNLANAERFIAEVDSAAVIVNASTRFTDGGELGLGAEVGISTQKLHARGPMGLTELTTTKWIVQGEGQVRG; this comes from the coding sequence ATGACTGAGGCACTGATTTCCCAAGCCCCTGGCAATTTCAACGATTCGAATGCGGTTCCTTCCGGGCCGGAAAAGGGGAGTACCACCACTCCGGCGGAGGTTGAGGCAGCCGTCCACGCCATCGCTGACCGCTCACGGCAGGCTGCCCGCCAGATGTCCGGGGCCAACCGCGCTTTGAAGGACAGTGGCCTCCGGGCAATCGGTGCTGCACTGCTGGACCGGAAGGAACAGATCCTGGCCGCCAACGCCAAGGATGTTGCCGCAGGCAAGGCCAACGGCACGTCCGCGGCCTTGCTGGACCGGCTGACACTGAGCGATGCGCGTATTACCGGGCTGGTTGACGCCCTGGAGAACCTGGCCAACCTGCCCGATCCGGTGGGCAACGTGGTCCGCGGCCAGACCCTCCCTAACGGCCTCCGCCTGCGCCAGGTGAACGTTCCCTTGGGCGTCGTCGCAGCCATTTACGAGGCAAGGCCCAACGTCACTGTGGATATCGCCGGCCTGGCGCTCAAGAGCGGCAATGCCGTCATCCTCCGCGGCGGTACTGCTGCGGCCTTTACCAACGAAGCCCTGGTCCAGATACTCCGCGAGGCCCTGGACTCCGTCGGGCTGCCCGCCGATGCCGTGCAGACAGTGGACCAGTACGGCAGGGAAGGCGCAAACGCCCTGATGCGGGCCCGCGGGCGCGTTGATGTCCTGATCCCGCGCGGAGGCCGGGATCTGATCCAATCCGTGGTGTTGAACGCCGCCGTGCCGGTCATCGAGACCGGCGAGGGCAACGTGCATATCTTCATTGACGAATCTGCCAGCGAGGAAATGGCGGTGGAGATCCTGCTGAACTCCAAGACCCAGCGGCCCAGTGTCTGCAACACCGTGGAGACCCTGCTGGTCCATTCGCGGTCCACGGTGCTGCCCGCCGTCGCCGCCGCGCTGCGCGGTGCCGGCGTCACCCTCCACGCCGACGAGCGCATCCGGGCTGCCCTGCCGTCCTCTATTGAGACCGAGCCGGCAACGGATGAGGACTGGGGAACCGAGTACATGGACCTGGACCTCGCCGTGGCCATGGTGGACAGCCTGGATGACGCCGTCAAGCACATCCGGACCTGGTCCACCGGCCACACCGAGGCGATCCTCACCAACAACCTCGCCAACGCTGAGCGGTTCATTGCCGAGGTTGACTCGGCCGCGGTCATCGTCAACGCATCCACGCGGTTTACCGACGGCGGCGAGCTCGGCCTGGGTGCAGAGGTTGGCATCTCCACGCAGAAGCTGCACGCCCGCGGCCCCATGGGACTGACTGAGCTCACTACGACCAAATGGATCGTGCAGGGCGAGGGCCAGGTCCGCGGGTAG
- the proB gene encoding glutamate 5-kinase: MTEKSAVIIEEPKDDRSVLARARRIVVKVGSSSLTSIKGGISEESLTALSDVLAAKHNAGTEIILVSSGAISAGLAPLGLVKRPRDLATQQAAASVGQGLLMARYTHAFGAHGVTVSQVLLTADDLMRRSHHTNAFRALNRLLNLGVVPVVNENDTVATHKIRFGDNDRLSALVAHLVRADALLLLSDVDSIYDGPPAKGAKRISQVDGPEDLEAVTIGKPGKAGVGTGGMQTKVEAAIMAADSGIPALVTSTANAAAALAGEDVGTWFTVNSGRKSVRMMWLAHLAHVQGRLFLDDGAVHAVRDNRYSLLPAGISSVDGTFEAGDAVEMVAGDGTVIARGLVNYSSEELPQMLGRSTVELGESLGRGFDREVVHIDDLVLV; the protein is encoded by the coding sequence ATGACCGAAAAGTCCGCAGTAATCATCGAGGAACCCAAAGACGACCGCAGTGTGCTCGCCCGGGCCCGCCGGATCGTTGTCAAAGTAGGGTCGTCGTCGCTGACCAGCATCAAGGGCGGCATCTCGGAAGAGTCCCTGACCGCCCTCTCAGATGTCCTGGCCGCCAAACATAACGCCGGTACGGAAATTATCCTGGTTTCTTCGGGAGCCATTTCCGCAGGGCTTGCGCCCCTCGGCCTGGTGAAGCGTCCCCGTGACCTCGCGACCCAGCAGGCCGCCGCCAGCGTGGGCCAGGGCCTGCTCATGGCACGCTACACGCACGCGTTCGGCGCCCATGGCGTCACCGTCAGCCAGGTGCTGCTGACTGCAGATGACCTTATGCGTCGCAGCCACCACACGAACGCGTTCCGTGCACTGAACCGCCTCCTCAACCTCGGCGTGGTGCCGGTGGTCAATGAAAACGACACGGTCGCCACGCACAAGATCCGTTTCGGTGACAACGACAGGCTCTCAGCGCTCGTGGCCCATCTGGTCCGCGCCGATGCCCTGTTGCTGCTTTCCGACGTCGACTCGATATACGACGGCCCGCCCGCCAAGGGCGCCAAGCGCATCTCCCAGGTGGACGGCCCCGAAGATCTTGAGGCAGTGACCATCGGGAAGCCGGGTAAGGCAGGCGTAGGCACCGGCGGAATGCAGACTAAAGTCGAGGCTGCCATCATGGCCGCCGATTCCGGCATCCCGGCGCTGGTCACCTCCACCGCCAATGCCGCAGCCGCCCTGGCCGGTGAGGACGTGGGCACCTGGTTCACCGTCAACAGTGGCCGGAAGTCCGTGCGGATGATGTGGCTCGCGCACCTGGCGCATGTCCAGGGCCGGCTCTTTCTTGACGACGGCGCCGTGCATGCTGTGCGGGACAATCGCTACTCGCTGCTCCCTGCCGGAATTTCATCGGTGGACGGCACCTTCGAAGCCGGCGACGCCGTCGAGATGGTGGCCGGCGACGGTACCGTCATCGCGCGCGGTTTGGTTAATTACTCTTCCGAAGAGCTTCCCCAGATGCTGGGCCGCTCCACAGTGGAACTGGGCGAGTCCCTGGGCCGCGGATTCGACCGTGAGGTTGTCCATATCGACGACCTGGTTCTGGTCTGA
- a CDS encoding FAD-dependent oxidoreductase: MDYGTTDVVVIGAGQAGLSAAYHLHRRGVDYKVLDAEEGPGGAWRHRWKSLVMATVNGISDLPGIAKPDVDPAEPSSEFLSRYFAGYERDLGIEVVRPVKVTSVAREDADPAGRLRISTDSGHWSAKALINATGTWTRPFWPIYPGRATFRGRQLHVADYVSAEEFRGLHVIVVGGGISAVGLLDEVSQVTSTSWFTRREPDWRDAAFDAQAGHNAVALVEERVRQGLPPQSVVAVTGLIWTPALRAAAQRGALDRRPMFTAIEPDGVRLTDGSLLRADVVLWATGFRAELEHLAPLHLRGPGGGIAMEGTQVAIEPRVHLVGYGPSSSTIGANRAGRAAVAAILKLPALAPTASTTST, from the coding sequence ATGGACTATGGAACCACCGACGTTGTGGTCATCGGCGCGGGCCAGGCGGGACTCTCCGCCGCCTACCACTTGCACCGCCGGGGGGTTGACTACAAGGTCCTCGACGCCGAGGAAGGCCCGGGCGGCGCCTGGCGGCACCGCTGGAAGAGCCTGGTCATGGCCACGGTTAATGGCATCAGTGACCTTCCCGGCATCGCGAAGCCTGACGTGGACCCCGCGGAACCCAGCTCGGAGTTCCTGAGCCGGTACTTCGCCGGCTACGAGCGGGACCTCGGGATTGAGGTGGTGCGCCCGGTCAAGGTCACCTCCGTCGCCAGGGAAGACGCCGACCCGGCAGGACGCCTGCGGATCAGCACCGACAGCGGCCACTGGTCAGCGAAGGCTCTCATCAACGCAACCGGCACGTGGACCCGGCCGTTCTGGCCCATCTACCCGGGCCGCGCCACGTTCAGGGGCCGCCAGCTGCACGTGGCCGACTACGTCTCCGCCGAGGAGTTCCGCGGCCTGCACGTCATCGTAGTGGGCGGCGGCATTTCCGCGGTCGGGCTGCTGGATGAGGTCTCGCAGGTCACCAGCACCAGCTGGTTCACCCGGCGGGAACCGGACTGGCGCGACGCCGCGTTCGATGCCCAGGCCGGCCACAACGCCGTCGCCCTTGTGGAGGAACGCGTGCGGCAGGGCCTGCCGCCGCAAAGCGTGGTGGCCGTTACCGGCCTCATCTGGACGCCGGCCCTGAGGGCGGCAGCACAACGGGGTGCGCTGGACCGGCGCCCCATGTTCACCGCCATAGAGCCCGACGGCGTCCGTCTCACCGATGGGAGCCTGCTCCGGGCCGACGTCGTCCTGTGGGCTACGGGATTCCGTGCCGAGCTCGAGCACCTGGCGCCGCTGCACCTCAGGGGACCCGGCGGCGGCATCGCCATGGAGGGGACCCAGGTGGCAATCGAGCCGCGGGTCCATCTGGTGGGTTATGGGCCGTCGTCGTCCACCATCGGCGCAAACAGGGCGGGCCGGGCGGCCGTCGCGGCCATCCTCAAACTGCCTGCGCTTGCACCAACCGCATCAACAACCAGCACATGA